The proteins below come from a single uncultured Gellertiella sp. genomic window:
- the dcm gene encoding DNA (cytosine-5-)-methyltransferase yields the protein MDTALSGRTEYARLREKAGLTIEEAARVTRSSLRSAYRHESGEATPSALALDMLQLMAESHRRPDRPARFRFIDLFAGIGGLRVGFENIGGKCVFTSEWDKYANETYRKNFPEDGSHVFAGDIRDYTRDDEALARIPAHDVLLAGFPCQPFSIAGVSKKNALGRPHGFLDATQGTLFFDVAQIIRHHRPKAFLLENVKNLQRHDKGRTFTTIMNVLEKELGYRVETRILSARPWVPQGRERIFIAGFLDHGCGFTFGDVEFPQTAPPTLESILEKGPVSDKYTLTPKLWAYLQDYKKKHAAKGNGFGFGLFRPGDVARTLSARYHKDGSEILVDQGPDRCPRRLTPRECARLMGFERGNRIWQIPVSDTQAYRQFGNAVVVPVVEAIAQAMSPWLSGGETRGDETLCAGRNLFQSQANG from the coding sequence ATGGATACTGCACTCTCCGGAAGAACCGAATATGCGCGGCTGCGCGAAAAAGCCGGACTTACAATCGAAGAGGCGGCGCGCGTCACGCGGTCTTCCCTGAGGTCGGCCTATCGCCACGAGAGTGGAGAGGCGACGCCCTCCGCTTTGGCGCTCGACATGCTGCAATTGATGGCGGAAAGCCACCGGCGGCCAGACCGGCCTGCGCGGTTCCGCTTCATTGACCTGTTCGCAGGGATTGGCGGTTTGCGGGTAGGTTTTGAAAATATTGGCGGAAAATGCGTCTTCACCAGCGAGTGGGACAAGTATGCCAACGAAACCTATCGCAAGAACTTTCCCGAGGACGGCAGCCATGTTTTTGCTGGTGACATCCGCGACTATACGAGGGATGACGAGGCGCTCGCCAGAATACCCGCCCATGATGTGCTTCTCGCAGGCTTCCCCTGCCAGCCGTTCTCGATTGCCGGTGTTTCCAAGAAAAATGCTTTGGGGCGGCCTCACGGATTTCTGGATGCCACGCAGGGAACCCTGTTTTTCGATGTGGCCCAGATCATCCGCCATCACCGGCCAAAGGCCTTTTTGCTGGAAAACGTCAAGAACCTGCAGCGCCATGACAAGGGCAGGACATTTACGACAATCATGAATGTGCTCGAGAAGGAACTCGGCTACCGGGTTGAGACCCGCATCCTCAGTGCCCGGCCCTGGGTTCCCCAGGGGCGGGAACGCATCTTCATTGCCGGATTTCTGGATCATGGCTGCGGGTTCACATTCGGGGATGTCGAATTTCCGCAGACTGCGCCGCCAACGCTGGAATCCATCCTGGAAAAGGGGCCGGTCAGCGACAAATACACCCTTACACCGAAACTGTGGGCCTATTTGCAGGACTACAAGAAGAAGCACGCCGCGAAGGGCAATGGATTCGGCTTTGGGCTTTTCAGACCTGGCGATGTCGCCAGAACCCTTTCCGCGCGCTATCACAAGGACGGTTCCGAGATCCTGGTCGACCAGGGGCCTGACCGCTGCCCGCGCCGGCTGACCCCCAGGGAGTGCGCCCGGCTGATGGGATTCGAGCGCGGCAACCGGATCTGGCAGATTCCTGTGTCGGATACACAGGCTTACCGCCAGTTTGGCAATGCCGTTGTGGTTCCGGTGGTGGAGGCCATCGCACAGGCCATGAGCCCCTGGCTGTCCGGAGGAGAAACGCGCGGGGACGAAACCCTTTGTGCTGGCCGGAATCTGTTCCAAAGCCAGGCAAATGGCTGA
- a CDS encoding Lrp/AsnC family transcriptional regulator — translation MDTARHVPDDLDRRIIAHLRVDGRASLSKMSAVLGVARGTVQNRLDRLIDSGTLLGFTVRVREDYEEQTIHAVMMIEVVGKSTPQVIRRLRGLPEISSLHTTNGNWDLIASIRAASLADFDRVLREVRMIDGIANSETSLLLSNV, via the coding sequence ATGGACACCGCGCGGCATGTGCCCGACGATCTCGACCGGCGGATCATCGCCCATTTGCGCGTCGATGGACGGGCGTCGCTGTCGAAGATGTCGGCGGTGCTGGGCGTGGCGCGCGGCACGGTGCAGAACCGGCTCGACCGGCTGATCGACAGCGGCACGCTGCTCGGCTTTACCGTGCGGGTCCGGGAAGATTACGAGGAACAGACCATCCATGCGGTGATGATGATCGAGGTGGTCGGCAAATCCACCCCGCAGGTCATCCGCCGCCTGCGCGGCCTGCCGGAAATCTCCTCGCTCCACACCACCAACGGCAACTGGGACCTGATCGCCTCGATCCGCGCCGCCAGCCTTGCGGATTTCGACCGGGTACTGCGCGAGGTCAGGATGATCGACGGCATCGCCAACAGCGAAACCAGCCTGCTGTTGAGCAATGTGTGA
- a CDS encoding dihydrodipicolinate synthase family protein has protein sequence MSASIFTGCIPALMTPATPDRRPDFGALARKGRELVDAGMSAVVYCGSMGDWPLLADADRMEGVERLVNAGLKVIVGTGAVNTATAVAHAAHAREVGAHGLMVIPRVLSRGSSMAAQRAHFKAILSAAPDLPAVIYNSPYYGFATRAELFFELRRAHPNLVGFKEFGGAQDLRYAAEHITSGDPEVTLMVGVDTAVFHGFVNCGAAGAITGIGNVLPREVLHLVALCEAAASGDAQARSRALELEQALGVLSSFDEGADLVLYYKYLMVLTGNPEYELHFYESDRLSDSQRGYVEAQYRLFRNWYDSWSTGPGAIAGHKA, from the coding sequence ATGTCCGCCTCGATCTTTACCGGCTGCATTCCGGCCCTGATGACGCCTGCCACGCCCGACCGGAGGCCGGATTTCGGGGCGCTGGCGAGGAAGGGTCGCGAGCTGGTCGATGCGGGCATGTCCGCCGTCGTCTATTGCGGCTCGATGGGCGACTGGCCGCTGCTTGCCGATGCCGACCGGATGGAAGGGGTCGAGCGGCTGGTCAACGCCGGGCTGAAGGTGATCGTCGGCACCGGTGCGGTCAATACCGCCACCGCCGTTGCCCATGCCGCCCATGCCCGGGAGGTCGGCGCCCATGGCCTGATGGTGATCCCCCGGGTCCTGTCGCGCGGCTCGTCGATGGCCGCCCAGCGGGCGCATTTCAAGGCGATCCTCTCGGCGGCCCCCGATCTTCCGGCGGTCATCTACAACAGCCCCTATTATGGCTTTGCCACCCGTGCCGAGCTGTTCTTCGAGCTGCGCCGCGCTCATCCCAATCTCGTCGGCTTCAAGGAATTCGGCGGCGCGCAGGATCTGCGCTATGCCGCCGAGCACATCACCAGCGGCGATCCGGAGGTGACGCTGATGGTCGGCGTCGACACTGCGGTGTTCCATGGCTTTGTCAATTGCGGTGCGGCGGGGGCGATCACCGGCATCGGCAATGTGCTGCCGCGCGAGGTGCTGCATCTGGTGGCGCTCTGCGAGGCGGCGGCGTCCGGCGATGCGCAGGCCCGCAGCCGGGCGCTGGAGCTGGAACAGGCGCTCGGCGTCCTCTCCTCCTTCGATGAGGGGGCCGATCTCGTGCTCTATTACAAATATCTGATGGTCCTGACCGGCAATCCGGAATATGAACTGCATTTCTACGAGAGCGACCGGCTCTCCGACAGCCAGCGCGGCTATGTCGAGGCGCAATACAGGCTGTTCCGCAACTGGTATGACTCATGGTCGACGGGACCGGGTGCCATCGCCGGCCACAAGGCCTGA
- a CDS encoding FAD-binding oxidoreductase translates to MRGADVTIVGAGVIGLSAALAAQARGLSVRVIDREGPASGASAGNAAAFAFTDIFPLASPRILRQAPKWLIDPLGPLTISPRYALTVLPWMWRFWKASFADQVARSTLAQTALMAQARTALETLLARENLTSMLARRGQLQLYEGEAEFRSALPGWQTRQELGIPFEHLKGEAIAAMQPGLSERFTHATFTPGWWSISDPLDYTLALAEKVRARGGKILKAEATALTATGVETSAGHFAGNVVVAAGAFSHRLMKTAGLAVPLETERGYNTTLAPDAFDLKLHLTFGGHGFVVSRLAHGIRVGGAVEFAGLELPPNFSRADAMLKKACRFLPGLKTQGGRQWMGFRPSLPDSLPAIGRLPGSPHVIAAFGHGHLGLTQSAGTGEIVADLLTGTAPAMDLLPFSPERFG, encoded by the coding sequence ATGCGAGGGGCAGATGTCACCATAGTCGGGGCGGGCGTCATCGGCCTTTCGGCGGCGCTCGCCGCCCAGGCGCGCGGGCTTTCCGTCCGGGTGATCGACCGCGAAGGCCCGGCGTCCGGCGCGTCGGCCGGCAATGCCGCCGCCTTTGCCTTTACCGACATCTTTCCGCTCGCCTCGCCGCGCATCCTGCGCCAGGCGCCGAAATGGCTGATCGATCCGCTCGGGCCGCTCACCATATCGCCGCGCTATGCGCTGACGGTCCTGCCCTGGATGTGGCGGTTCTGGAAGGCAAGCTTTGCCGATCAGGTGGCCCGCTCCACCCTTGCCCAGACGGCGCTGATGGCGCAGGCGCGCACCGCGCTCGAGACCCTGCTTGCCCGCGAAAACCTCACCTCCATGCTGGCGCGGCGCGGCCAGCTGCAGCTCTACGAGGGCGAGGCGGAATTTCGAAGCGCGCTTCCCGGATGGCAGACACGGCAGGAACTCGGCATCCCCTTCGAGCATCTGAAGGGCGAGGCCATCGCCGCCATGCAGCCGGGCCTGTCGGAACGCTTTACCCACGCCACCTTTACCCCCGGCTGGTGGTCGATTTCCGATCCGCTCGACTATACGCTGGCGCTTGCCGAAAAGGTCCGCGCCCGGGGCGGCAAAATCCTGAAGGCCGAGGCCACGGCCCTGACGGCGACCGGTGTCGAGACCTCCGCCGGGCATTTTGCCGGCAACGTGGTGGTGGCGGCGGGCGCCTTCTCGCACCGGCTGATGAAAACCGCAGGCCTTGCGGTGCCGCTCGAGACCGAGCGTGGCTATAACACCACCCTTGCGCCGGATGCCTTCGACCTCAAACTGCATCTCACCTTCGGCGGCCATGGCTTCGTGGTGTCCAGGCTTGCCCATGGCATCCGGGTCGGCGGCGCGGTGGAATTTGCAGGCCTCGAGCTTCCCCCGAATTTCAGCCGCGCCGATGCCATGCTGAAAAAGGCCTGCCGGTTCCTGCCGGGCCTGAAGACGCAGGGCGGGCGGCAATGGATGGGCTTTCGCCCGTCGCTGCCGGATTCCCTGCCCGCCATCGGCCGCCTGCCCGGCTCCCCCCACGTCATCGCCGCCTTCGGCCACGGCCACCTCGGCCTCACCCAGTCCGCAGGCACCGGCGAGATCGTCGCCGACCTCCTGACCGGCACCGCCCCGGCAATGGACCTGCTGCCCTTTTCGCCGGAGCGGTTTGGGTAG